One window of Misgurnus anguillicaudatus chromosome 13, ASM2758022v2, whole genome shotgun sequence genomic DNA carries:
- the LOC141369347 gene encoding N(G),N(G)-dimethylarginine dimethylaminohydrolase 1-like isoform X1 translates to MAELLAGFGCFTHAVVRAVPRSLATQALRSGNLEVDPLKVQQEQEDYVSVLRQRLGLEVIELPADETLPDCVFVEDAAVVCENTALITRPGAKSRRGETEAMKRALTELDLNIVEMTDETATLDGGDVLFTGREFFVGLSKRTNQKGAEILADTFKDYAVSTVPVQQGLHLKSCCTMAGPDLIAIGSSEAAQKALKIMQQMSDHKYDKLTLPDDLAANCIYMNLPNKGHVLLHCTPEEFPESAKVFEKLKDHMLIPVSNQEKGKVDGALTCCSVLINKKSKI, encoded by the exons ATGGCAGAGTTGTTGGCCGGGTTCGGCTGCTTTACGCACGCTGTGGTTCGAGCGGTTCCTCGATCTCTGGCAACTCAAGCGCTTAGAAGCGGCAATCTGGAGGTGGACCCACTGAAAGTCCAGCAGGAACAAGAGGATTATGTGTCGGTTCTTAGGCAGCGGCTCGGTCTGGAGGTGATCGAGCTGCCCGCGGATGAGACTCTACCGGACTGTGTGTTTGTGGAGGACGCTGCGGTCGTGTGTGAAAACACCGCGCTCATCACCAGACCTGGAGCTAAGAGCAGACGCGGGGAG ACGGAGGCCATGAAGAGGGCGTTGACCGAGCTCGATCTGAATATTGTAGAGATGACCGATGAAACGGCCACACTGGACGGAGGAGATGTCTTGTTTACAG GAAGAGAGTTCTTCGTAGGATTGTCCAAGAGGACCAATCAGAAAGGAGCAGAGATTCTGGCCGACACGTTTAAG GACTACGCCGTGTCCACGGTTCCAGTACAACAGGGACTTCATCTGAAGAGTTGTTGCACCATGGCCGGACCAGATCTCATTGCCATCGGCTCCAGTGAAGCTGCCCAGAAAGCCCTAAAG ATCATGCAGCAGATGAGTGATCATAAATATGATAAACTGACGCTTCCTGATGATTTGGCTGCAAACTGCATCTACATGAATCTGCCGAATAAAGGTCACGTCCTGCTACACTGCACACCTGAAGAATTCCCTGAGAGCGCTAAG GTGTTTGAGAAGCTGAAGGATCACATGCTCATTCCAGTCTCCAATCAGGAAAAGGGGAAGGTGGACGGAGCTTTGACCTGCTGCTCGGTGCTCATTAACAAGAAGAGCAAAATCTGA
- the LOC141369347 gene encoding N(G),N(G)-dimethylarginine dimethylaminohydrolase 1-like isoform X2, translated as MAELLAGFGCFTHAVVRAVPRSLATQALRSGNLEVDPLKVQQEQEDYVSVLRQRLGLEVIELPADETLPDCVFVEDAAVVCENTALITRPGAKSRRGETEAMKRALTELDLNIVEMTDETATLDGGDVLFTGREFFVGLSKRTNQKGAEILADTFKDYAVSTVPVQQGLHLKSCCTMAGPDLIAIGSSEAAQKALKIMQQMSDHKYDKLTLPDDLAANCIYMNLPNKGHVLLHCTPEEFPESAKKDEDDLQVRVRKLDLNDVNTSANFKKIM; from the exons ATGGCAGAGTTGTTGGCCGGGTTCGGCTGCTTTACGCACGCTGTGGTTCGAGCGGTTCCTCGATCTCTGGCAACTCAAGCGCTTAGAAGCGGCAATCTGGAGGTGGACCCACTGAAAGTCCAGCAGGAACAAGAGGATTATGTGTCGGTTCTTAGGCAGCGGCTCGGTCTGGAGGTGATCGAGCTGCCCGCGGATGAGACTCTACCGGACTGTGTGTTTGTGGAGGACGCTGCGGTCGTGTGTGAAAACACCGCGCTCATCACCAGACCTGGAGCTAAGAGCAGACGCGGGGAG ACGGAGGCCATGAAGAGGGCGTTGACCGAGCTCGATCTGAATATTGTAGAGATGACCGATGAAACGGCCACACTGGACGGAGGAGATGTCTTGTTTACAG GAAGAGAGTTCTTCGTAGGATTGTCCAAGAGGACCAATCAGAAAGGAGCAGAGATTCTGGCCGACACGTTTAAG GACTACGCCGTGTCCACGGTTCCAGTACAACAGGGACTTCATCTGAAGAGTTGTTGCACCATGGCCGGACCAGATCTCATTGCCATCGGCTCCAGTGAAGCTGCCCAGAAAGCCCTAAAG ATCATGCAGCAGATGAGTGATCATAAATATGATAAACTGACGCTTCCTGATGATTTGGCTGCAAACTGCATCTACATGAATCTGCCGAATAAAGGTCACGTCCTGCTACACTGCACACCTGAAGAATTCCCTGAGAGCGCTAAG AAAGATGAAGACGATTTACAGGTCAGGGTCAGGAAACTGGACCTAAATGATGTCAACACATCagcaaactttaaaaaaataatgtga
- the LOC141369347 gene encoding N(G),N(G)-dimethylarginine dimethylaminohydrolase 1-like isoform X3, with the protein MKRALTELDLNIVEMTDETATLDGGDVLFTGREFFVGLSKRTNQKGAEILADTFKDYAVSTVPVQQGLHLKSCCTMAGPDLIAIGSSEAAQKALKIMQQMSDHKYDKLTLPDDLAANCIYMNLPNKGHVLLHCTPEEFPESAKVFEKLKDHMLIPVSNQEKGKVDGALTCCSVLINKKSKI; encoded by the exons ATGAAGAGGGCGTTGACCGAGCTCGATCTGAATATTGTAGAGATGACCGATGAAACGGCCACACTGGACGGAGGAGATGTCTTGTTTACAG GAAGAGAGTTCTTCGTAGGATTGTCCAAGAGGACCAATCAGAAAGGAGCAGAGATTCTGGCCGACACGTTTAAG GACTACGCCGTGTCCACGGTTCCAGTACAACAGGGACTTCATCTGAAGAGTTGTTGCACCATGGCCGGACCAGATCTCATTGCCATCGGCTCCAGTGAAGCTGCCCAGAAAGCCCTAAAG ATCATGCAGCAGATGAGTGATCATAAATATGATAAACTGACGCTTCCTGATGATTTGGCTGCAAACTGCATCTACATGAATCTGCCGAATAAAGGTCACGTCCTGCTACACTGCACACCTGAAGAATTCCCTGAGAGCGCTAAG GTGTTTGAGAAGCTGAAGGATCACATGCTCATTCCAGTCTCCAATCAGGAAAAGGGGAAGGTGGACGGAGCTTTGACCTGCTGCTCGGTGCTCATTAACAAGAAGAGCAAAATCTGA
- the c13h1orf52 gene encoding UPF0690 protein C1orf52 homolog: MSDEKETEARNFFMGFDDLSDSSSDSDNESSKKKQSKPESSGLPEPQNRKRAAEALPKPDELFRSVSKPAFLYNPLNKVIDWDRRTVKAPEEPPKEFKVWKNNAVPPPQTYVTEEKKKGPPPGMDMAIKWSNVYEDNGDDAPQAHQGPARFLPEGEEPEQLDSDDDEDSAKNQKSVKKRRVETFQQKEKRKRDIGQATSDKSFVEEEKRILRQSLE, translated from the exons ATGAGCGATGAAAAGGAAACCGAAGCTCGTAATTTCTTTATGGGATTTGATGATCTGAGTGACAGCTCCAGTGACTCTGACAATGAGTCCAGTAAGAAGAAACAATCCAAACCGGAGTCCTCCGGATTACCCGAACCACAGAATCGCAAACGAGCCGCCGAAGCGCTGCCGAAACCTGACGAGCTGTTCCGATCCGTCAGCAAACCCGCGTTCCTCTATAACCCGCTCAATAAAGTCATTGATTGGGACAGAAGAACCGTGAAAGCGCCAGAAGAG CCTCCGAAAGAGTTTAAGGTGTGGAAGAACAACGCTGTACCTCCACCACAAACATACGTGACTGAGGAGAAGAAGAAGGGACCTCCTCCTGGAATGGACATGGCCATTAAATGGTCAAATGTTTATGAAGATAATGGTGATGATGCCCCTCAGGCCCACCAAGGCCCCGCCCGCTTCCTGCCAGAGGGGGAGGAGCCAGAGCAGCTAGACTCTG ATGACGACGAGGATTCAGCGAAGAACCAGAAGTCCGTGAAGAAACGGCGAGTGGAAACGTTTCAGCAGAAGGAGAAGAGAAAGCGAGACATTGGACAGGCCACATCAGATAAAAGCTTTGTGGAAGAGGAGAAGAGGATCCTCAGACAGAGTCTGGAGTGA